In Puntigrus tetrazona isolate hp1 chromosome 24, ASM1883169v1, whole genome shotgun sequence, a genomic segment contains:
- the chst2b gene encoding carbohydrate sulfotransferase 2, protein MRSSQFLQLQLPALGEKNGVYDRNLKTYRNHPTKIITQPGIVMKVLRRKRIVLFVAYFLLLVLTMLNLANYRWTKEPQQCNLQMRSTPYQGRPDIRFLYRPSLAKKRQLVYVLTTWRSGSSFFGELFNQHPEVFFLYEPMWHIWQKLYPGDAVSLQGAARDMLSSLYRCDLSVFQLYNSPGGKNFTSLGLFGATLNKVICSYPLCSAYRKDVVGMVDDKVCKKCPPQSLRLLEEECLKYNTIVIKGVRVLDVNVLAPLMEDPSLDLKVIHLVRDPRAVANSRIKSRHGLIRENLQVVRSRDPKLRRIPFVDPGHKLSKKDGADYHSVGAMEVICDRTYRSLRTALNPPGWLKGKYLAVRYEDLVENPVKTLRNVYQFANLSANLDIESFALNMTNGTSSSSKPFIVSARNATQAASAWRTVLSIQQIKQVEEYCHHAMAILGYERVRTAGEAKDLSKSLLTASKL, encoded by the coding sequence ATGAGAAGCAGCCAGTTCCTACAACTTCAGTTGCCTGCGCTGGGGGAAAAGAATGGTGTTTATGACAGAAATCTCAAAACGTACCGGAATCATCCCACAAAAATAATCACCCAGCCTGGAATCGTAATGAAAGTGCTGCGGAGAAAAAGAATCGTACTGTTCGTAGCCTATTTTCTGCTGTTAGTTCTTACCATGCTGAACTTGGCTAACTACAGGTGGACTAAAGAACCTCAACAGTGTAATCTCCAAATGAGAAGCACTCCGTATCAGGGCAGGCCAGACATTCGATTCCTTTACAGACCATCTCTTGCTAAGAAGAGACAGCTCGTCTATGTTTTGACCACATGGAGGTCTGGCTCGTCCTTTTTCGGAGAGCTGTTTAATCAACACccagaggttttttttctgtatgaaCCGATGTGGCACATCTGGCAAAAGCTGTACCCGGGCGATGCCGTGTCCTTACAGGGAGCAGCAAGGGACATGCTAAGCTCGCTGTACCGCTGCGATCTTTCCGTTTTTCAGCTGTACAACAGCCCCGGGGGCAAAAACTTCACCTCCCTTGGACTTTTTGGGGCCACGCTGAATAAAGTCATCTGCTCGTATCCTCTTTGCTCCGCTTACAGGAAAGACGTGGTTGGGATGGTGGATGACAAAGTGTGCAAAAAATGTCCTCCACAAAGCCTTAGGCTCTTAGAGGAAGAATGCCTTAAGTACAACACCATAGTCATAAAAGGCGTCCGGGTTCTGGATGTTAATGTTTTGGCGCCCCTTATGGAGGATCCGTCTCTGGATCTCAAGGTGATTCACCTTGTGCGAGATCCCAGAGCCGTGGCCAACTCCAGGATCAAATCGAGGCACGGGTTGATTCGTGAGAACTTACAGGTGGTCCGAAGCAGGGATCCCAAACTGCGTCGAATACCCTTTGTGGATCCCGGCCACAAGCTCAGCAAAAAGGATGGTGCAGATTACCATTCGGTTGGAGCTATGGAGGTGATATGCGATCGGACGTACAGGAGCCTGAGGACTGCCTTAAATCCGCCCGGCTGGCTGAAAGGGAAATACCTGGCAGTGCGCTATGAGGATCTGGTGGAAAACCCTGTCAAGACCCTACGGAATGTCTATCAGTTCGCTAACCTCAGTGCCAACCTTGACATCGAGTCTTTTGCTCTTAACATGACAAATGGCACAAGCTCTTCCTCAAAGCCATTTATTGTGTCTGCCAGGAACGCCACACAGGCAGCCAGTGCGTGGAGAACAGTGTTGAGTATTCAACAGATAAAACAAGTAGAGGAGTACTGCCATCATGCGATGGCCATCCTGGGTTATGAGCGTGTGAGAACAGCCGGAGAAGCAAAAGACTTGAGTAAATCTTTATTGACTGCTTCCAAACTGTGA